The following coding sequences are from one Cenarchaeum symbiosum A window:
- a CDS encoding 2'-5' RNA ligase (COG1514), with product MRSFVAVEVTDAGALERIASVQRCLAGWGRQVGAENLHFTLAFLGEIDDAAAAAAGRALGSVSFEPFTVLFRGVGAFPSAKSPRVVWAGVDEKGGGALAALARTVCSALGVSPDIRGRPHLTMLRIGARKDMRDALGGLGGEELGSQRVDHVKLKKSVLTRQGPVYSDLAEVGAA from the coding sequence ATGCGGTCCTTTGTGGCAGTAGAGGTTACGGACGCAGGGGCGCTCGAAAGGATAGCTTCCGTCCAGCGCTGTCTCGCAGGATGGGGCAGGCAGGTAGGCGCAGAGAACCTGCACTTTACGCTGGCGTTCCTCGGCGAGATTGACGATGCGGCGGCAGCTGCCGCCGGCAGGGCCCTTGGTTCTGTATCCTTTGAGCCGTTTACGGTCCTGTTCAGGGGGGTTGGCGCCTTTCCAAGCGCAAAGTCCCCGAGGGTTGTCTGGGCTGGCGTCGACGAAAAAGGCGGGGGCGCCCTGGCTGCACTGGCACGGACCGTCTGCTCCGCGCTCGGCGTGAGTCCCGATATACGGGGGAGGCCGCACCTGACCATGCTGAGAATTGGAGCCCGGAAGGACATGAGGGATGCGCTAGGCGGGCTAGGCGGCGAGGAGCTCGGCTCGCAGAGGGTTGATCATGTAAAGCTCAAAAAGAGCGTGCTTACGCGGCAGGGCCCCGTTTATTCGGATCTTGCAGAGGTTGGCGCCGCATGA
- a CDS encoding dephospho-CoA kinase (COG0237) produces the protein MPGVGKSTIAAGLAVMGYVTINMGDMVRKEAARRGIEPTGGNLGRLMLELREKGGPGAIAELIRPQIDAAGPGTAVIDGIRSNDEIEFLKGVGRVRILSIHASAGRRFGLLQGRGRPDDPREMRQLEERDARELGVGIGTSIALADESLSNNGLTAEQLVDRAVSIIQGWEEEDAA, from the coding sequence ATGCCCGGGGTTGGCAAGTCGACGATAGCAGCAGGGCTTGCAGTTATGGGGTATGTGACCATCAACATGGGGGACATGGTGAGAAAAGAGGCAGCAAGAAGGGGCATAGAGCCGACCGGCGGCAACCTGGGCAGGCTGATGCTCGAGCTCAGGGAGAAGGGGGGCCCCGGCGCCATAGCGGAGCTGATCAGGCCGCAGATAGATGCGGCCGGCCCGGGCACTGCCGTAATAGACGGCATCCGCTCCAATGATGAGATCGAGTTTCTCAAGGGAGTGGGCCGCGTCAGGATCCTCTCTATCCACGCATCAGCAGGCAGGAGGTTCGGCCTTTTGCAGGGGCGGGGGAGGCCAGATGACCCGCGCGAGATGCGGCAGCTCGAAGAGAGGGACGCGCGGGAGCTCGGTGTGGGCATAGGCACCTCGATAGCACTCGCCGATGAATCGCTCTCCAACAACGGCCTGACGGCAGAGCAGCTCGTGGACAGGGCAGTCTCGATAATACAGGGCTGGGAGGAAGAAGATGCGGCCTGA
- a CDS encoding uncharacterized protein conserved in archaea (COG1931): protein MTGHCEVLNSEDPDKVRDALLNVLPDGEVRMGARSAGITGDLLSLERIRETISSRGSRGVYMRNMKHHIDGTSTWFYLNKQAAHAGTVALCADAEESPLGPIRVTLRSDHIEEVMEWLVGGRNQKNSSGSDQKF, encoded by the coding sequence GTGACGGGGCACTGCGAGGTATTGAACTCTGAGGATCCCGACAAGGTCAGGGATGCGCTGCTAAACGTTCTGCCCGACGGCGAGGTCCGCATGGGCGCGCGCTCGGCGGGGATAACCGGGGACCTGTTATCCCTTGAGAGGATCCGGGAGACCATAAGCTCCCGGGGGAGCCGGGGGGTATACATGCGGAACATGAAGCACCACATTGACGGCACGTCCACATGGTTCTATCTCAACAAGCAGGCGGCACACGCGGGAACAGTGGCCCTGTGCGCCGACGCCGAGGAGTCGCCGCTTGGCCCCATAAGGGTCACCCTGCGGTCGGACCACATAGAGGAGGTCATGGAGTGGCTGGTGGGCGGGCGGAATCAAAAAAATTCGAGCGGGTCGGATCAAAAATTTTAG
- a CDS encoding metal-dependent hydrolase of the beta-lactamase superfamily III (COG1234) yields the protein MKLVFLGTSAAQPTTRRGLSCTCLKVEGEILMFDAGEGMQVPYLRSKLGWNKKMRIFITHLHGDHCLGLLGLLQTMSMQRRTESVEIYGPPGTDEFVAANARMLGFSPSFPVIMETTEEGTVVDAPGYEVSACRAEHSVEAFSYRFSEKGGPGRFSTEKARGLGVPEGELWGTLQGGSAVSVGGRTVLPSDVLGEGKRGRTVGFSGDTRPTDKLAEFFQGCDYLVFDSTFADEMVKRARETGHSTAAEAAALAKNAGVKNLILTHFSARYSDTDDLLREAQKIHPSSYAASDLLEVEV from the coding sequence ATGAAGCTCGTCTTCCTCGGCACCTCGGCAGCACAGCCGACCACCAGGCGCGGGCTGTCCTGCACGTGCCTCAAGGTGGAAGGGGAGATACTGATGTTCGACGCCGGGGAGGGTATGCAGGTGCCCTACCTCAGATCAAAGCTCGGGTGGAACAAAAAGATGAGGATCTTTATCACACACCTGCACGGCGACCACTGCCTGGGGCTGCTGGGGCTGCTGCAGACGATGTCGATGCAGAGGAGGACAGAGTCCGTGGAGATATACGGGCCGCCCGGCACCGACGAGTTTGTCGCTGCAAACGCCAGGATGCTCGGCTTCTCCCCGTCGTTCCCTGTTATCATGGAAACGACAGAAGAGGGGACGGTAGTCGATGCACCCGGGTACGAGGTCTCTGCATGCAGGGCGGAGCACTCGGTGGAGGCGTTCTCGTACCGGTTCTCTGAAAAAGGCGGGCCGGGCAGGTTCTCTACAGAGAAGGCGCGCGGGCTTGGCGTGCCCGAGGGGGAACTGTGGGGCACGCTCCAGGGCGGCAGCGCCGTCTCTGTAGGCGGCAGGACCGTCCTCCCGTCGGATGTTCTCGGGGAGGGCAAAAGGGGCAGGACGGTGGGGTTCTCTGGCGATACAAGGCCGACGGACAAGCTCGCAGAGTTCTTCCAGGGGTGCGACTACCTGGTCTTTGATTCGACCTTCGCCGATGAGATGGTAAAAAGGGCGCGCGAGACGGGCCACTCGACGGCGGCCGAGGCGGCCGCGCTGGCCAAAAATGCCGGCGTAAAAAACCTCATACTGACGCACTTTTCCGCGCGGTATAGCGACACGGACGATCTGCTGCGCGAGGCGCAAAAAATACACCCTTCATCATATGCCGCAAGCGACCTGCTGGAAGTCGAGGTATAG
- a CDS encoding oxidoreductase (COG0667) produces the protein MEWAELAPGFRIPRIINGMWQVAGGHGAIDLKAALSAMAEHHNAGLVCWDAADIYGPAEELLGGFRRGLAPEELARSVVFTKFVPPPGPMTRSIVEHHIDESLRRMGTDSIDLLQFHWWDYNDPAYLDALDHLDALRAEGKIRHLGLTNFDTERLRLIVDHGIRPVSNQVQCSVLDQRPLSLMAPFCEKNGIALLAYGTLLGGFLSEKYLGADEPARPETHSLQKYLRMIEEWGGWGLFQELLAALGKIAERHSAGTANVAARFALDMPAVAGVIIGARLGISGHIPETLRVPGLALDGADLGAIRSVTERSGDLFALLGDCGGEYR, from the coding sequence ATGGAGTGGGCCGAGCTTGCGCCGGGATTTAGGATTCCCCGCATCATAAACGGCATGTGGCAGGTGGCCGGCGGCCACGGCGCCATAGACCTGAAAGCGGCGCTTTCCGCCATGGCAGAGCACCATAATGCGGGGCTTGTATGCTGGGACGCAGCAGATATCTACGGGCCCGCGGAGGAGCTGCTGGGCGGCTTCCGGAGGGGGCTTGCACCGGAGGAGCTGGCCCGCTCGGTTGTATTTACAAAATTCGTCCCGCCCCCGGGCCCCATGACGCGCAGCATAGTCGAGCACCACATAGATGAATCGCTGAGGAGAATGGGCACGGACTCTATTGACTTGCTGCAGTTCCACTGGTGGGACTATAACGACCCTGCATACCTTGACGCACTCGACCATCTAGACGCGCTGCGCGCAGAGGGCAAGATACGCCACCTAGGCCTCACCAACTTTGACACGGAGAGGCTCCGCTTGATAGTTGATCACGGCATAAGGCCCGTCTCAAACCAGGTCCAGTGCTCGGTGCTAGACCAGAGGCCGCTCTCCCTAATGGCGCCATTCTGTGAAAAAAACGGCATCGCCCTGCTTGCGTATGGCACCCTGCTGGGGGGCTTTCTCTCGGAGAAATATCTGGGCGCTGACGAGCCTGCGCGGCCAGAGACGCACAGCCTCCAGAAATACCTGCGCATGATCGAGGAATGGGGCGGCTGGGGACTGTTCCAGGAGCTGCTGGCTGCACTCGGCAAAATAGCGGAGAGGCACTCTGCCGGCACGGCCAATGTGGCGGCCCGCTTTGCGCTGGACATGCCCGCCGTTGCGGGCGTCATAATAGGGGCCCGCCTCGGAATATCGGGGCACATCCCAGAGACGCTGCGCGTGCCGGGGCTCGCCCTGGACGGGGCGGACCTTGGGGCCATACGGTCGGTCACGGAGAGATCTGGGGACCTGTTTGCACTGCTCGGCGACTGCGGCGGCGAGTACCGCTAG
- a CDS encoding phosphoribosylpyrophosphate synthetase (COG0462) produces the protein MRVFADGESRLTLDAPRRRGTAVVVQSTQPPADTNLLQALLLVHKAGCIADKVVAVVPYMGYARQDREFLRGEIVTIEVVAGLFRAAGARRVYIVDMHSMAGLGLFGGLAVNVPAAPALAEHFGRMRLKDPLVVSPDAGGTARAAEFAGLLGTGHAALEKRRNRRTGSIAVSGPGLPDTENRDVVLVDDMISSGGSIIKAAGFLKGRGCGRIYVACTHALLVNDAERRIAEAGVEKIVGTNTVWGGTSRVDVSGLVAEAIEDAASGTRRRSRRAVQTGPQISP, from the coding sequence GTGCGCGTCTTTGCTGACGGGGAGAGCCGGCTCACCCTTGACGCCCCGCGCAGGCGCGGCACGGCGGTGGTGGTCCAGTCGACGCAGCCGCCGGCGGATACCAACCTGCTGCAGGCGCTCCTTCTTGTGCACAAGGCAGGCTGCATAGCAGACAAAGTGGTGGCCGTGGTCCCCTACATGGGGTATGCGAGGCAGGACCGCGAGTTTCTCCGGGGTGAGATTGTAACCATTGAAGTGGTGGCGGGGCTGTTCCGCGCAGCCGGGGCACGCAGGGTGTACATTGTTGATATGCACAGCATGGCGGGCCTCGGGCTGTTTGGCGGCCTCGCGGTAAACGTGCCCGCCGCTCCCGCGCTTGCGGAACACTTTGGCCGGATGCGCCTAAAGGATCCCCTGGTCGTTTCGCCCGACGCGGGCGGGACAGCAAGGGCCGCTGAATTTGCGGGCCTGCTGGGCACGGGGCATGCGGCCCTGGAAAAGCGCAGAAACCGGAGGACCGGCAGCATAGCCGTCTCGGGGCCGGGCCTGCCGGATACGGAGAACAGGGACGTTGTCCTCGTCGACGACATGATCAGCAGCGGGGGGAGCATAATCAAGGCGGCAGGGTTCCTCAAGGGGCGCGGGTGCGGCAGGATCTACGTGGCATGCACGCACGCCCTGCTGGTAAACGACGCCGAGCGCAGGATCGCCGAGGCGGGCGTCGAGAAGATAGTGGGCACGAACACCGTCTGGGGAGGAACTAGCCGGGTCGACGTCTCGGGCCTTGTAGCAGAGGCCATCGAGGACGCCGCTAGCGGTACTCGCCGCCGCAGTCGCCGAGCAGTGCAAACAGGTCCCCAGATCTCTCCGTGA
- a CDS encoding small-conductance mechanosensitive channel (COG0668) — protein sequence MDPQNHCGWIGVAEEDEIIGAVSEQVGQFENVSELLAASTSLQTAFVVLIVGIMGIMLGYRLLSKWSRSKRFSYTRPHVSRFVNVAILPFFAIALVTPTNAYIQTFEIFDSEGSSVHISATFSKMLNTLNVLIIGYTVAHLIPILITKREKSVLEREDYESWILSRGFPDDKGDFFHKLFKWIPPPGAPEDMDDEEFRRHMGTEEGRKYLEGFRTSRGREVGSYEELVKDPFEEWKESERSKYYEYFDRCTTGNNESGRRLRTGQKIEEIYAIDIWREEKRTGGFEAIVSGARPVGYAAKKRKDIPKSVTQLIPIAVFAAAVLGVVSWWGVDLIVLATATGGFAIGIGLALQETMQNWFAYIMIRKDGIVVEGDRIELDTGYNGYVHKITSRVTYVRHAMNESYAIIPTRQLINAQIVNYSKELKMVPAIVDVGVSYLNDPKQVASILVKVGKRAMAEVTDGKGRHLVRQKRCPYLGANKASCGCDAGLHVDVNQPVVRFQNFNDSALDFSIWVYVRDYGSQFKTKTDMRMIMYEEFKRYDIRIPWPIRTVYQGDEKREAEEIGSLNAERGRVMSKYGIGDLSKGSGDEE from the coding sequence ATGGATCCGCAAAACCACTGCGGGTGGATAGGAGTGGCCGAGGAAGACGAGATAATAGGCGCGGTCTCTGAGCAGGTGGGCCAGTTCGAGAACGTCTCGGAGCTCCTTGCCGCATCGACCTCGCTCCAGACGGCGTTCGTGGTATTGATCGTGGGGATAATGGGGATAATGCTGGGGTACAGGCTGCTCTCCAAGTGGAGCAGGTCAAAGCGGTTCAGCTATACGAGGCCCCACGTGTCGCGCTTTGTGAACGTCGCGATACTGCCGTTTTTTGCCATAGCCCTGGTAACGCCCACCAACGCCTACATACAGACGTTTGAGATCTTTGACTCGGAGGGCTCTTCGGTGCACATCAGCGCCACATTTTCAAAGATGCTCAACACGCTCAACGTGCTGATCATAGGGTATACGGTGGCACACCTGATACCCATACTGATTACAAAGCGCGAAAAGTCCGTGCTGGAAAGAGAAGACTATGAATCCTGGATACTGTCGCGCGGCTTTCCCGACGACAAGGGGGATTTTTTCCACAAGCTCTTCAAGTGGATACCGCCGCCGGGCGCGCCCGAGGACATGGATGACGAGGAGTTCCGGCGCCACATGGGCACAGAGGAGGGCAGGAAATACCTGGAGGGCTTCCGCACCTCGAGGGGCCGGGAGGTGGGCAGCTACGAGGAGCTCGTAAAGGATCCCTTCGAGGAATGGAAAGAGTCCGAGCGCTCGAAATACTATGAATACTTTGACCGCTGCACTACAGGAAACAACGAATCCGGCAGGAGGCTCAGGACCGGACAGAAGATCGAGGAGATATACGCGATTGACATTTGGAGGGAGGAGAAGCGTACGGGCGGCTTCGAGGCGATCGTCTCGGGGGCGAGGCCCGTCGGCTATGCGGCAAAAAAGAGAAAGGACATCCCAAAGTCGGTGACGCAGCTAATCCCCATAGCGGTCTTTGCCGCGGCCGTGCTCGGCGTGGTCAGCTGGTGGGGCGTCGACCTCATAGTGCTGGCCACCGCGACGGGCGGCTTTGCTATAGGCATCGGCCTGGCCCTTCAGGAGACTATGCAGAACTGGTTTGCGTACATAATGATAAGAAAGGACGGGATAGTAGTCGAGGGCGACAGGATCGAGCTGGATACGGGCTACAACGGGTACGTCCACAAGATCACCTCGCGTGTGACGTATGTGCGCCACGCGATGAACGAATCGTATGCGATAATACCGACCCGGCAGCTGATCAACGCCCAGATCGTCAATTATTCAAAGGAGCTCAAGATGGTCCCCGCGATAGTGGACGTCGGGGTCTCTTATCTGAACGACCCCAAGCAGGTGGCGTCGATACTAGTCAAGGTGGGCAAGCGGGCGATGGCCGAGGTGACGGACGGAAAGGGCAGGCATTTGGTCAGGCAGAAGAGGTGCCCCTACCTTGGGGCCAACAAGGCCAGCTGCGGGTGCGATGCGGGCCTGCACGTGGACGTCAACCAGCCCGTGGTCAGGTTCCAGAACTTTAACGATTCCGCGCTGGACTTTTCCATCTGGGTCTATGTGAGGGACTATGGCTCGCAGTTCAAGACCAAGACCGACATGAGGATGATAATGTACGAGGAGTTCAAGAGGTACGACATAAGGATACCGTGGCCGATCAGGACAGTCTACCAGGGCGACGAGAAGAGGGAGGCAGAGGAGATAGGCAGCCTGAACGCGGAGCGCGGCAGGGTCATGTCCAAGTATGGAATAGGCGACCTGTCCAAGGGATCCGGCGACGAGGAGTAG
- a CDS encoding lysine 2,3-aminomutase (COG1509), which translates to MHIMAQETVWDEAGSPSLKSYTISNYKQLPQVQALSEEVRFEMDVVASVLPFKTNNYVVEQLIDWDRVPDDPMYVLTFPQKNMLKKRHFDQVAQMIKNETPKEEMDKKINDVRMELNPHPAGQLELNVPSLKDGTKLYGMQHKYNETCLFFPSQSQTCHAYCTFCFRWPQFVGMDDMKFAMREGEQLAQYIGEHPEISDVLFTGGDPMIMKAKMFRTYVDTLIDAKLPNLTTIRIGTKMLSYWPYKVLSDDDAAETLDTFRHISDSGLHLSIMGHFNHPVELSTDAVKSAIRKIRATGAQIRTQSPLLSHINDDADAWVRMWTQQVRLGCIPYYMFIVRDTGAQHYFGMSLARAYEIFTSAYRRVSGLARTVKGPSMSATPGKVLINGIPEIGGKKLFSLRFLQGRNPEWVGRPFYAEYDEKAIWLDDLKPAFGGRFFYEEELEARYSGARQLKKD; encoded by the coding sequence ATGCACATAATGGCACAGGAGACCGTCTGGGACGAGGCAGGATCCCCGTCCCTCAAGTCGTACACGATAAGCAACTACAAGCAGCTGCCCCAGGTGCAGGCCCTCTCCGAGGAGGTCCGCTTCGAGATGGACGTGGTGGCCAGCGTCCTGCCGTTCAAGACCAACAACTATGTGGTGGAACAGCTGATCGACTGGGACAGGGTGCCAGACGACCCGATGTACGTGCTGACCTTCCCCCAGAAGAACATGCTCAAGAAGAGGCACTTTGACCAGGTGGCCCAGATGATAAAAAACGAGACGCCAAAGGAGGAGATGGACAAGAAGATAAACGACGTCAGAATGGAGCTCAACCCCCACCCCGCGGGCCAGCTGGAGCTCAACGTCCCGTCGCTCAAGGACGGCACCAAGCTGTACGGGATGCAGCACAAGTACAACGAGACCTGCCTGTTCTTTCCCAGCCAGAGCCAGACGTGCCACGCATACTGCACCTTCTGCTTTAGGTGGCCCCAGTTCGTGGGCATGGATGACATGAAGTTCGCCATGAGGGAGGGCGAGCAGCTGGCCCAGTACATCGGGGAGCACCCCGAGATCTCGGACGTGCTCTTTACAGGCGGCGACCCGATGATCATGAAGGCCAAGATGTTCCGCACTTATGTGGACACGCTGATCGATGCCAAGCTGCCCAACCTCACCACGATAAGGATCGGCACCAAGATGCTCTCCTACTGGCCGTACAAGGTGCTCTCCGATGATGACGCTGCAGAGACACTGGATACGTTCCGGCACATATCGGACAGCGGGCTGCATCTCTCAATCATGGGGCACTTTAACCACCCCGTAGAGCTTAGCACGGATGCTGTAAAATCCGCCATCCGCAAGATCCGCGCCACAGGTGCCCAGATAAGGACCCAGTCCCCGCTGCTCTCCCACATCAACGACGACGCAGACGCCTGGGTCCGCATGTGGACCCAGCAGGTCCGGCTCGGGTGCATCCCGTACTATATGTTCATCGTGCGCGATACCGGGGCGCAGCATTACTTTGGAATGTCGCTTGCCAGGGCATACGAGATATTCACCTCCGCGTACAGGAGGGTCAGCGGGCTTGCCAGGACGGTCAAGGGGCCGAGCATGTCCGCGACGCCCGGCAAGGTGCTGATAAACGGGATACCGGAGATCGGCGGCAAAAAGCTCTTCTCGCTGAGGTTTTTGCAGGGCAGAAACCCCGAATGGGTGGGCAGGCCCTTTTACGCGGAATACGACGAAAAGGCAATCTGGCTCGACGACCTCAAGCCCGCGTTCGGGGGCAGGTTCTTTTACGAGGAAGAGCTGGAGGCCAGATATTCAGGCGCACGCCAGCTGAAGAAGGACTAG
- a CDS encoding glutamine synthetase (COG0174) yields MERIRKEEVTFLDFWFVDIFGELRRMGMPSYAVSEENFHDGLEKLDASSIAGFKSVNNSDMILKPDPTTFRILPPEYDNGRRRNARLICDLYEGSTSEGSRYNRDSRGITKKASEKLSAAGLTHTNWGPEIEFFVFDAINVYPSPYAATHSYGGSGYSIESKESPWAKGNISTAIDIKEGYYPSQPKDTLETFRKDICDDLYEYFGIRIEAEHHEVATSGQCEINLAYDEMTAMADNVIAVKNVVKVKAKRRGKVATFMPKPIYGDNASAMHVHQSLWKGDENAMFDSADSVAEMSQIGRYYIGGILDHSQALCAISNPTTNSYKRLVPGFEAPINVCWGMGNRSAAIRVPMYCRNQQRSKRMEYRVPDPTANIYLLEAALLLAGLDGIRKKTDPGSPVVENVYRMTNEKKREYNIGSLPSTLKGALDALASDSGFLEDVFTKDFLDKYSELKRKEYSAFAQTPTAWEVSMYADA; encoded by the coding sequence ATGGAGAGAATCCGGAAGGAGGAGGTCACGTTCCTCGACTTTTGGTTCGTGGACATATTTGGCGAGCTGCGCAGGATGGGGATGCCCAGCTATGCGGTCAGCGAGGAGAACTTCCATGACGGGCTGGAAAAGCTCGATGCCAGCTCGATAGCGGGCTTCAAATCGGTCAACAACTCGGACATGATACTCAAGCCGGACCCGACCACGTTTAGGATCCTGCCCCCCGAATACGACAACGGCCGCAGGAGAAACGCCCGCCTGATCTGCGACCTGTACGAGGGCAGCACTTCGGAGGGGTCGCGCTACAACAGGGACTCGCGGGGCATCACCAAAAAGGCCTCGGAGAAGCTATCCGCGGCAGGCCTGACGCACACCAACTGGGGGCCCGAGATAGAGTTCTTTGTGTTCGACGCGATCAACGTGTACCCATCGCCGTATGCCGCCACCCACTCCTACGGCGGCTCCGGCTATTCCATAGAGTCCAAGGAATCGCCCTGGGCCAAGGGCAACATCAGCACGGCCATCGACATCAAGGAGGGCTACTATCCGTCGCAGCCCAAGGACACGCTCGAGACCTTCCGCAAGGACATCTGCGACGACCTGTACGAGTACTTTGGGATAAGGATCGAGGCGGAGCACCACGAGGTGGCCACCTCGGGCCAGTGCGAGATCAACCTGGCATACGACGAGATGACCGCGATGGCGGACAACGTGATAGCTGTCAAGAACGTAGTCAAGGTAAAGGCCAAGAGGCGGGGCAAGGTGGCCACATTCATGCCAAAGCCGATATACGGCGACAACGCGTCGGCCATGCACGTGCACCAGAGCCTCTGGAAGGGGGATGAGAACGCCATGTTCGATTCCGCGGACAGCGTGGCGGAGATGAGCCAGATCGGCAGGTACTACATAGGGGGGATACTGGACCACTCCCAGGCGCTCTGCGCAATATCCAACCCGACGACCAACTCGTACAAGAGGCTGGTGCCAGGCTTTGAGGCGCCCATCAACGTCTGCTGGGGCATGGGAAACCGCTCGGCGGCGATAAGGGTGCCCATGTACTGCCGGAACCAGCAGAGAAGCAAGAGGATGGAATACAGGGTGCCCGACCCGACGGCCAACATATACCTGCTTGAGGCTGCATTGCTGCTGGCGGGCCTCGACGGGATCAGGAAAAAGACCGATCCCGGGTCCCCAGTGGTGGAGAACGTCTACAGGATGACCAACGAGAAAAAGCGCGAGTACAACATAGGCTCGCTGCCCTCCACCCTCAAGGGCGCACTGGACGCGCTGGCCAGCGACAGCGGGTTCCTCGAGGACGTCTTTACAAAGGACTTTCTGGACAAGTACTCGGAGCTCAAGCGCAAGGAGTATTCCGCGTTTGCGCAGACGCCCACCGCATGGGAGGTCTCCATGTACGCAGACGCATGA
- a CDS encoding secreted periplasmic Zn-dependent protease: protein MRALAAALLAAALCVAVPAAYGHGIGYEVLPPVPLGDRMVSLEVNSSQYENPDNPDREITFSLFNADNKITLRDVTYNVEASKGGRVLFDDTFLAPDGIFSFVLKGSDSEEITVSTEDRSDFFDFIKGQKKELVHLEGAPFRTGGLYSFRVLITTADSFSEELDPPVRFDVGLSVPQRTYHDVADPNYGAQQISVVTYYDEITGFEYDPGPREISFYMPFRWEAANINETYIVHEEIAFARSFGDLLAGGYVGTVNGLQVPERTITIDESRVDERIVHIIMDQLLLWDILYNQTEDTSGMRFSLQPAEGSGLSAVTDNREFRVWLDWEPADIKSGSETVFRFFITDVFLKDSPVSVEYELSLLSGEDVLASTSGTSSGSDKGEEFRVDMPPGISGPVTLSFEGLGGSSLGRAVLPVVVDRAESGGPAAVRIPEWVRGSAGWWAAGEITDGDFASGVQYLVDRGVLRIPPGDSGAEPGDIKNDAGRWAAGDITDGEFAGALRNLLSGMILGSAAPLG, encoded by the coding sequence ATGAGGGCGCTTGCGGCAGCGCTGCTGGCCGCGGCGCTGTGTGTTGCAGTTCCTGCAGCATACGGCCACGGAATAGGATACGAGGTGCTGCCGCCGGTCCCGCTCGGTGACAGGATGGTCTCGCTGGAGGTCAACTCGTCCCAGTATGAAAACCCGGACAACCCGGACAGGGAGATAACGTTCTCGCTGTTCAACGCGGACAACAAGATAACACTCAGGGATGTCACGTACAATGTCGAGGCCTCCAAGGGGGGCCGTGTCCTGTTCGATGACACCTTTCTGGCGCCCGACGGCATATTCTCCTTTGTCCTGAAGGGATCCGATTCCGAGGAGATAACGGTCAGCACCGAGGACAGGAGCGACTTTTTCGACTTTATCAAGGGGCAGAAAAAGGAGCTTGTACACCTGGAGGGGGCCCCTTTCAGGACCGGCGGGCTGTACAGCTTCCGCGTGCTGATAACCACCGCGGATTCGTTCTCGGAGGAGCTCGACCCCCCCGTGAGGTTTGACGTCGGGCTGTCGGTGCCCCAGAGGACCTACCACGATGTCGCGGATCCCAACTACGGGGCCCAGCAGATCAGCGTGGTCACATACTATGACGAGATCACCGGGTTCGAGTACGACCCCGGCCCGAGGGAGATCTCGTTCTATATGCCCTTCCGCTGGGAGGCCGCCAACATCAACGAGACCTATATCGTGCACGAGGAGATCGCGTTTGCCAGGTCGTTTGGCGACCTGCTGGCGGGCGGGTACGTGGGCACCGTCAACGGCCTGCAGGTCCCCGAGAGGACGATCACGATAGACGAATCCCGCGTGGACGAGAGGATAGTCCACATAATCATGGACCAGCTGCTGCTCTGGGATATACTGTACAACCAGACGGAGGATACCAGCGGCATGCGGTTCAGCCTGCAGCCGGCCGAGGGCTCGGGCCTGAGCGCGGTCACCGACAACAGGGAGTTCCGGGTGTGGCTGGACTGGGAGCCCGCGGATATAAAGTCCGGCTCGGAGACAGTCTTTCGATTTTTCATAACGGACGTATTCCTAAAGGACAGCCCCGTATCGGTAGAGTACGAGCTGTCGCTGCTCAGCGGCGAAGACGTGCTCGCCAGCACCTCCGGCACGAGCAGCGGCTCGGACAAGGGGGAGGAGTTCCGCGTGGATATGCCCCCCGGCATCTCGGGGCCCGTCACACTATCCTTTGAGGGCCTCGGCGGCAGCTCGCTTGGCAGGGCCGTGCTGCCGGTGGTCGTCGACAGGGCCGAGTCAGGCGGGCCCGCGGCAGTCCGCATACCCGAGTGGGTAAGAGGGAGCGCCGGCTGGTGGGCCGCAGGCGAGATTACCGACGGGGACTTTGCCTCCGGTGTGCAGTATCTGGTGGACAGGGGAGTCTTGAGGATTCCCCCCGGGGACTCCGGCGCGGAGCCCGGGGATATCAAAAATGACGCGGGCCGCTGGGCTGCAGGCGATATAACAGACGGCGAGTTTGCAGGAGCACTGCGGAACCTGTTGTCCGGTATGATCCTAGGATCCGCTGCGCCTCTTGGATAG